Sequence from the Methanobacterium alkalithermotolerans genome:
GAAGTTATGGAAACCCCCGGACACACCATGGAAAGCATAACCCTGGTGGTGCGGGATAAGGATATCTCAAATGATGTTTATCTAGTTTTTACCGGAGATGTGATTTTTGCTGGAGAAGTGGGTAGGGTGGATTTTTTTGGTGAGTCCAAAACTCCATCTATGGCAGAATTATTATATAATAGTATCCACCAGAAGATACTGCCCCTGGGAGATAATGTGCTTATCTACCCGGCCCATGGAGCGGGTTCTGTTTGTGGAGCAGATATAAGAGAACAGGAATTTACCACCATTGGTTATGAGAAAAAAACTAATCCGCTGCTCCAGCTAAAAAAAGAAGAATTTATCCAACATAAAGTGGAGGAGAAATTATACACCCCTCCCTATTTTAGTAAAATGGAGGAAAATAACCAGAAAGGAGCACCCCTTTTAGGTTGTTTGCCTGAATCTAATCCTTTAAATCCAGAAGAATTAGTTGATTTAATGAAAAATGAAGTCCAGGTGGTGGATATTAGAAAACCCACCAGTTTTGGAGGGGGCCATATCCCCAGGACATTGAATATTTGGAAAGAGGGTTTCCCGGCATATTCTGGATATTTTTTAAATTATGAAGATCCGATAGTAATCATAGATGATAATGAAGGCCATATACCAGAAGTAGTCCGCTATCTAGTTCGTCTGGGTTATGATAATATTTATGGACATCTCTCTGGAGGTTTCCCTTCATGGTATATGGCTGCCCAAATGGTAGGGCAGCTGGATATGTGGTCAGTGCATCATTTAAAGGATGTGATGGAAAAAGAAGAAGACATATTCTTACTGGATGTACGAAAAGTTAATGACTATGAAAAGTTCCGTATTGCGGGTTCTCATCATATATGGGTGGGAGATCTTCCCCATAAAATAAATGAAGTGCCCCGAAATAAAAAAGTGGTGGTTTATTGTGATTCTGGATATAAATCCACCACGGCCTGCAGTATACTGAAAAATGATGGTTATGATGATGTGAGTAGTGTTCTGGGTAGTATGGGGGCCTGGTTGAATGCCTCTTACCCGGTGATTAAATAGGGCTTGTATTGCCGGGTTATTTCAGATTTTACATAAAAAAAATAGAAAGATTAATTTTTGAAAAGAAGGATATAATTCATATCTGTTAAAAAGGTGGTAATGGTGAGTCTGTATAAAATACCCTTAATGGAAAAAGAAGAGTACGATGAAGTTATTAAATCCAATTTTATGAGTAGAATTGCATTTAATGGAGAATACCCGTATATAGCCCCTTTTTTATATGTTTTTGATGAAAAGTATATTTATTTTTTATCCACCAAGTATGGTAAAAAAATTCAGCGCTTGCAGGATAATCCGAAAGTGGCAGTAGAAATAGAGGAATATACTCCAGATTTATCAGAATATAAGTTTGTTTCACTTAGGGGACGTATTGAAGAAGAAACTGACCCTCATAAAAAAAAAGAAATACGTTCCAAGTTTGCAGAGCTAATTAAAGATAGAGAGCTTTCTAAAAAAATTATGGCTGCCCTGGGACATGACCCGGATGACCCTCTAGCCTGCCTGGTGGAAATGGAATGCTCCTTTGTGTGGAAACTTGTAGATGTAAAAGAAATTATCGCCTTAAAAAATTAGAATTACCGGTTTTTGTAGTCGCTCCATGT
This genomic interval carries:
- a CDS encoding MBL fold metallo-hydrolase is translated as MILEMVKSEGISHNSYVIGSKGELAVIDPRRDVDIYLELSRKYDSAIRYIFETHRNEDYTVGSLELASRVDAEILHGPHMDFKYGNAVIDGDSFDLGSLELEVMETPGHTMESITLVVRDKDISNDVYLVFTGDVIFAGEVGRVDFFGESKTPSMAELLYNSIHQKILPLGDNVLIYPAHGAGSVCGADIREQEFTTIGYEKKTNPLLQLKKEEFIQHKVEEKLYTPPYFSKMEENNQKGAPLLGCLPESNPLNPEELVDLMKNEVQVVDIRKPTSFGGGHIPRTLNIWKEGFPAYSGYFLNYEDPIVIIDDNEGHIPEVVRYLVRLGYDNIYGHLSGGFPSWYMAAQMVGQLDMWSVHHLKDVMEKEEDIFLLDVRKVNDYEKFRIAGSHHIWVGDLPHKINEVPRNKKVVVYCDSGYKSTTACSILKNDGYDDVSSVLGSMGAWLNASYPVIK
- a CDS encoding pyridoxamine 5'-phosphate oxidase family protein, whose product is MSLYKIPLMEKEEYDEVIKSNFMSRIAFNGEYPYIAPFLYVFDEKYIYFLSTKYGKKIQRLQDNPKVAVEIEEYTPDLSEYKFVSLRGRIEEETDPHKKKEIRSKFAELIKDRELSKKIMAALGHDPDDPLACLVEMECSFVWKLVDVKEIIALKN